One genomic region from Cydia amplana chromosome Z, ilCydAmpl1.1, whole genome shotgun sequence encodes:
- the LOC134661876 gene encoding neuronal membrane glycoprotein M6-b has translation MGCQACLTRVPYATLIATIMCCMGVGVFCGTMYKGSQLSIQMFDQVFHFRLIWMEALKMIFVVGSACMAALGLMLLCLGCLTTGATRQKVYRAWRARVSGRVSCAVFMVITYILTFTWIVLLGFLVITTFLFTIFWKLCSKPENIKNDTCIDFTQFDFMFPSNVKQPDMKICDSQMMKFFCKDYVEKAEFMFILAMVSCVLVILSLVHYLMCLSANYAHIRDHEKFQELQELQYLTNPDLHASKDRF, from the coding sequence ATGGGATGCCAGGCGTGTTTGACCCGGGTGCCTTATGCAACCCTTATAGCAACCATTATGTGCTGCATGGGCGTGGGAGTGTTTTGTGGCACTATGTACAAAGGGTCGCAGTTATCAATACAGATGTTCGATCAAGTATTTCACTTTCGACTGATATGGATGGAAGCATTGAAGATGATATTCGTCGTCGGCAGCGCGTGCATGGCAGCCCTGGGGCTAATGCTGCTGTGCCTCGGCTGCTTGACGACGGGGGCGACGCGGCAGAAGGTGTACCGGGCGTGGCGCGCGCGCGTCAGCGGCCGCGTCTCCTGCGCGGTGTTCATGGTCATCACCTACATACTAACCTTCACCTGGATCGTTCTGCTGGGATTCCTAGTCATAACGACATTCTTATTCACCATCTTCTGGAAGCTCTGTTCCAAACCTGAGAACATCAAGAATGATACGTGCATTGACTTCACGCAGTTTGATTTCATGTTCCCTTCCAATGTGAAACAACCAGACATGAAAATCTGTGATTCACAAATGATGAAATTTTTTTGCAAAGATTATGTGGAGAAGGCagaatttatgtttattttggcTATGGTCTCCTGTGTTCTTGTAATACTAAGTTTAGTACACTACCTTATGTGCCTGTCTGCTAATTATGCACACATTAGAGATCATGAGAAGTTCCAAGAACTACAAGAGCTGCAGTACTTGACAAACCCCGATCTGCATGCATCTAAAGATCGTTTCTAG